The DNA sequence AGTATCTGAGTATTCTCCCTTTAGAAGAGCATCTTCAAATTGGTCTACATTCTTAAACCTTAATGATTTATCAAGTGCCATTGCAGTCATTATAATATTACTCAAATCACTGCTAACCTCATTGTTTATTTTATCAGGTGGGACCACCTTATCTTCTACCATTCTATTTACAGATTCATCAGGCATTACTCCTGTAACAGCCCTATAGAACATAGCTCCAACTGCATATACATCAGTCCAAGGTCCCTGACTACTTCTAGTTCTATACTGCTCCGGTGGTGCATAACCCGGCTTTAGAATTATAGACATAGTTTTTTCTTCTTCACCGGTAGAAAATCTTGCCGCACCAAAGTCAATAACTTTTATTACACCTTCCGGGCTTATAAAAACATTGTCCGGACTTATATCTCTATGTATAATACCGGCTCTATGTATTTCTTTTAGTGCATCAAGTACAGCTAAAATTACATTTTTGGCAATATTACAGTCAATAGGACCATTGTTTTCCTTCAAATAGTCTTTAAAAGATTTACCCTCCAAAAACTCCATGGCAATATATGCAGTACTATTTTGCTCAAAATATTCATAAACGTGAACAATATTTGGATGACCACTGAATCTTGCCATACTTCTTGCCTCTGTCAAGAATCTTTGTTTTCCTTTTTCAAACTCTATAGCCTTTTCACCTGAATATATGATAACATTAGCAACTCCGGGACTGCGGTTTACTATACCACCTGCACTTGGATAGAACTCTTTTATAGCTACTTTTTGTTCCAGTTTTTGATCCCAAGCTACATATGTAATACCAAATCCTCCAACTCCCAATGCAGTACCTATTAAGTATCTGTTATTTAATACAATGCCGGGTGTCAACTGATATAATTCTTTAGCATTTCCGGATGGTACATATCCACAATGTGGACATACTCCGTATTCCTCATCGTATATCTGCATACAATTTAGACAACGCATAAATTATCCTCCCTAAATATTGTTTCCTTTATACTTTAAAACAAGTACTGATGTGTTATCCTGTTTACTCTCTTTTTTTAAAGCTCTGGATCTCTCAATTAATCTGTCAGATGTCATCTGCATATTTATATGATTATCTTCTACTATAAGTCTTATCTGCTCATCACTTAGATTCTTGTACAATCCATCACTACACAAAATAATAGTATCGTCTTTTTCAAGCTTTATAGGATTTGCAGGAATATCTATCAAATATAAATTCTGTATTCCGATAAAACTTGTCAAAGCATCAACTCTTGTAGTTGCCTTTTCTCTTTCCACAAAATCTTGCGTTATTTCTCCTGCTCTAAGCTGGCTCATTAGCTGTTCGTAGTAATTATGCTCTTTGTTTATCTGTACCAATCTGTCATTTCTATAAATATAAATATGACTGTCTCCAATAGACATAGGATAGAGAAAACCGTCATTAATAATAACTGTAACAACTGTTGATCCCGCATGCATAGGTCTACCATCAGTACCTAGAAGATTTTTGACACTTTCATTCATCTTATAGGCATTTTCTTTTAGAAAACCAAAAAAATCCACATTTCCGGTTCTATTTTCAAATGCACTTCCCAATATATTTGCGGCAGTATAGCTGGCTTTTTCACCACCTTCTAATCCACCCATTCCGTCACAAACAGCTGCCAGTGTCACTGTAGCATCTTGAGAAAAGTACAAATAATCCTGCTGATATTCTCTATCTCCGATAATTGCTGTAAGACCAACCTCAACTGATCTATTTTCAGCATTTTCCTTTCTTACATAATTCACTTTTAAGACCTCTCTCATCAGTTTAATAGATAGCTTGCATCTAAACAAATACGACTGACATTATCGCCCAGTACCAATGTTGTTGCTGGATACATCTTATAGGTACGACCTTTTTCAAGTTTTATACCATCCACAAATGTTCCATTGGTAGATGTATCTGTAACATCAAAATTCTTTTCACGGCTATTATAGCGTATTGTTACATGCCTTTTACTTATTTCACACCAGTTTATTATTATGTCACATGTCTCTCTGCCGATAATATAATTTTTATCTGCATTAAGCCTGCCCTCTCGGCCGGCGTTAGGACCATACATAATTTTAAATTTAGGTAAAATATTTAATCTTTTTGTAGTACAAATTTCTTCAATAAACTCTCTAACACTTCCAGTCCTCATATGTATATCCATTTGAAGTGCCCTGTCTACAGCATCAGAAATCTCTCTTGGAATGTTCTTGTCTATATAACACAAAGATGTGTATATTGCACCATTTCGTCTATCAACAGCTGAAGGTATTCTAAGTCCGGTCAATGCATAATAATAGCTACTTGCAAGACCGTACACATCTGTATATGCCCCTTGTGGAGCATCATAAACCGCTTGTTCAGGTGCTCCAAAACCGGGTTTAAAAATAAGCCTTTTGTCTCTTCTGTCACTGTCTAAAATAATAACTTTTGCATTACCAAAGTCAATAAGATAGACTTTATTATCAGCTATATAAATGTTTTCAGGACTTATATCTCTGTGATAAATAGGCTGAGATTTCTCATGCATTACCATAAGAATCTTTGCAACCTTTAAAATGATTTCTGTAACACCTGCAAATGTAGGTTTGAATATTTTTATAAAACGACTTAAATTCCAACCTTCCAGGTACTCCATAACATAATATAATGTACCATTTTCTGAAAATTGATCTCTAAACTGTACTACACCGTCTACACCCTTTAACACATTCAGAGCACTCATTTCTCTTCTGAATTTCTCTTCTCCATCTTCAAACTCGAGCCTTTTGTCTTCTTTAGCCACCAAAAAATTAGAATTTTTTGCTCTATTGGAGTCTGTAAAAGGAAAATACTCTTTTATGCAGCAAATACCGCCATTAAACAGGTCCACAGCCTTGTAGGTGATTCCAAATCCACCCTCTCCCAGTTTTTTTCCTAAAATATACTTTCCATTGTTCAATTTAGTTTTAGGACGCAATGCTCTGTCTGAAATATTTTCTGAAGCCATAGTATACCCACAATTTGAACATATCCCGGTAATATAGTTGTCATTAAAAGTATATTCATTTAAAAAACAGTTAGGACACATATCTTTTTTCATTTCGTACACCATTAGAAATGAATAATCATTCTCTCCATACCGGCAGAAATCTCATCTCCATATTCTAACTTTCTCTTTCCTAAAATCCTTACACCGTTTACAGATGTTCCATTTGTGGAATTCAAATCTGAAATGTACATATTTTCTCCATCCCATTCCAATGCAAAATGCTGTCTTGACATCTCATCATCATCAAAATAAAGTTCATTCATACTGGATCTTCCAACTATAAAGCTTTTTGTAATCTTAAAATCCGTCTTTTTAGTTTTCATGCCCTTGACTGATATCAGTAGACTAAAATCCTTAGCATCAACATGTTCTAGTTTTATATGATATTTCTGGTTTTGAACTTCTTCATTAGGCATATCAACTGAGTAATGTGGGGCAATATGAGCACTATTTTCTTTTACAGTATTTGCTTCTTGCTTCTTTTTCCCTCTAGATATTGACATAGCAACAATTCCTACAATAATCAAAAGTATTGAAAATAAAGAAAGAGCAAGTGTAAGTAGTGTAAAATCATCATCACTTTGATTCAGCTTTATTTTAGTCTCTTCTAAAACTCTATTCTGCTCATTTGAATCGTCAGTGATACCATCTCCACAAATAAGTCTATATTCCCCACTATTAAACTTTTCTGCAGTTGTTAGTAAATAAGTGTTTTCTTCATCCTCTATTTTGTTAACAGCCGAAAAAGCTATAGTCTTATTATTTTTTGTAACAAGAGAATAGTTTGCCGGATCTGATGCACCTGACATCTTTTCAGAGAAAGTTATTTTTATATTTCTCCCCTTTTCTTGTTCAGCCTGTACAATCTTAGGATTAACATTATCCGGCTGTGAAAGTATAGACATCACCTGTCTAGTATCAGACGCCTTCGATCCATCAACTTGAATAGTTACATTTACCAAGGCATTTGTAACCTTATTATTATCAGCTACAAACTTTAATACCCTTGCGGAGTCTATTCTTGTCTTTATATTTTGAAAACCTGTTTTGATCTCTTGAGGAGATACTACCTCAATCTGACCACCTGAGCTTCTAGCTACCTCTCCAAATGCATCAATATTTTCCTTTTTCGTGTCTTTTATACATAGGGCATAGAGTGAAATAGATTCTTTTTGTAATTGACTTAGTACTTCTGAAGAAGTAACCTTTCCAACTGCAAAATCCTCTCCATCTGACAATACTATTATTTCTCTTCTATGCAGACTTGTGTCAGAATTTTTTGAATCCTTTTCTACAGCCTCCTTTATGGCTTCAAAAAGTAATGTATCCTGATCTCTGTTACTTATAGAGTTTAGTATATTTCTTAAATCATCATTTGACACTCTTGTGTCCACTTTAGTTTCTACAGTCTCTCCGAATGTTATAAGAGAAAATCCGTCGTTTGGAGACAATGTAGAATAAAAGTCCAAAATAGATGCTTTCATTTGAAGAAAATAATCTTTATTTATTGAAGCTGATATATCAAGCAAAACATAGTACTGAACACCTTCTTTAGTACTACTAAAATCCTCATTATTTTTAAGAGTAAGTTTTTCACCATCTATAAAGCCTTCAACAGTTTGGCTTTTATCTATACCATAACTATATATGGTAACATCTGGCATATTCAAATACACTTGTTCAATAGCCGGACTCTCAGTATCTGCAAATGATACTGATGTCATTCCCAGTATCATACATAAAAAAATAAATATAGATATT is a window from the Lachnoanaerobaculum umeaense genome containing:
- a CDS encoding FHA domain-containing serine/threonine-protein kinase — protein: MKKDMCPNCFLNEYTFNDNYITGICSNCGYTMASENISDRALRPKTKLNNGKYILGKKLGEGGFGITYKAVDLFNGGICCIKEYFPFTDSNRAKNSNFLVAKEDKRLEFEDGEEKFRREMSALNVLKGVDGVVQFRDQFSENGTLYYVMEYLEGWNLSRFIKIFKPTFAGVTEIILKVAKILMVMHEKSQPIYHRDISPENIYIADNKVYLIDFGNAKVIILDSDRRDKRLIFKPGFGAPEQAVYDAPQGAYTDVYGLASSYYYALTGLRIPSAVDRRNGAIYTSLCYIDKNIPREISDAVDRALQMDIHMRTGSVREFIEEICTTKRLNILPKFKIMYGPNAGREGRLNADKNYIIGRETCDIIINWCEISKRHVTIRYNSREKNFDVTDTSTNGTFVDGIKLEKGRTYKMYPATTLVLGDNVSRICLDASYLLN
- a CDS encoding FHA domain-containing protein, giving the protein MGKRIISIFIFLCMILGMTSVSFADTESPAIEQVYLNMPDVTIYSYGIDKSQTVEGFIDGEKLTLKNNEDFSSTKEGVQYYVLLDISASINKDYFLQMKASILDFYSTLSPNDGFSLITFGETVETKVDTRVSNDDLRNILNSISNRDQDTLLFEAIKEAVEKDSKNSDTSLHRREIIVLSDGEDFAVGKVTSSEVLSQLQKESISLYALCIKDTKKENIDAFGEVARSSGGQIEVVSPQEIKTGFQNIKTRIDSARVLKFVADNNKVTNALVNVTIQVDGSKASDTRQVMSILSQPDNVNPKIVQAEQEKGRNIKITFSEKMSGASDPANYSLVTKNNKTIAFSAVNKIEDEENTYLLTTAEKFNSGEYRLICGDGITDDSNEQNRVLEETKIKLNQSDDDFTLLTLALSLFSILLIIVGIVAMSISRGKKKQEANTVKENSAHIAPHYSVDMPNEEVQNQKYHIKLEHVDAKDFSLLISVKGMKTKKTDFKITKSFIVGRSSMNELYFDDDEMSRQHFALEWDGENMYISDLNSTNGTSVNGVRILGKRKLEYGDEISAGMERMIIHF
- a CDS encoding PP2C family protein-serine/threonine phosphatase, producing the protein MNYVRKENAENRSVEVGLTAIIGDREYQQDYLYFSQDATVTLAAVCDGMGGLEGGEKASYTAANILGSAFENRTGNVDFFGFLKENAYKMNESVKNLLGTDGRPMHAGSTVVTVIINDGFLYPMSIGDSHIYIYRNDRLVQINKEHNYYEQLMSQLRAGEITQDFVEREKATTRVDALTSFIGIQNLYLIDIPANPIKLEKDDTIILCSDGLYKNLSDEQIRLIVEDNHINMQMTSDRLIERSRALKKESKQDNTSVLVLKYKGNNI